A genomic region of Dermacentor andersoni chromosome 9, qqDerAnde1_hic_scaffold, whole genome shotgun sequence contains the following coding sequences:
- the DCP1 gene encoding uncharacterized protein DCP1: MSSSTAANRMNLAALQRVDSAVTEIVDNASQVALYKFASATNGWEKTEIEGALFVFAWSKTPSHGFIVMNRLSTTNRLELITEEVEFQTQSPFLLYKSGSGINCIWFYNTNECERVGKLCQSLAKASKMSSKSKNRQRCASESDSLHHLQLATPAVSQDGAPKDIVALLSKAKDQYNMKKAEASSNGQKQHRNGTRGRGSRTFVSSAMVNSAHSEVTSNGHHASVPSPPNVLHKPTPLRTITNGVVATATAEAPSTPLSVESLFAAVGQKKPEVSSGSEDAKEALLRALLSNPDNRLEHVERIQRKEADASGDVLCEQPRLRAASCQANILAWEVSDDLRQKLNLCSSSSSAENSVLPPVVTPAMLEVGLGSAERHSSPTTVALRDPLPGREPCKAPAASDLPLLSPMAFTKPVGQPAAMPFPSFGSALFGTPGVYMNGDMVANNRESVSALTKDQLKDALVHMLQTDDSFLVKLHEAYVGSLKSRFNLDTRTGNGSSTGSLL; the protein is encoded by the exons ATGTCCTCCAGTACAGCTGCGAACCGCATGAACTTGGCTGCCTTGCAGAGAGTCGATTCTGCGGTCACCGAGATCGTCGACAACGCGAGCCAAGTAGCCCTGTACAAGTTTGCCTCGGCGACAAACGGCTGG GAAAAAACAGAAATTGAAGGAGCTTTATTCGTCTTTGCATG GTCAAAGACGCCCAGCCATGGCTTCATTGTTATGAACCGTCTGAGCACGACCAATCGTCTGGAACTGATCACTGAAGAGGTTGAGTTCCAAACTCAGTCGCCGTTCCTTCTCTACAAAAGTGGCT CTGGAATCAACTGCATCTGGTTCTACAACACGAACGAGTGTGAAAGGGTTGGAAAGCTTTGTCAGAG CCTAGCAAAGGCCAGCAAGATGTCGTCCAAGTCAAAGAACCGCCAGCGCTGTGCCTCCGAGAGTGACAGCCTGCACCATCTTCAACTGGCCACTCCAGCTGTTTCACAGGATGGTGCCCCTAAGGACATTGTGGCCCTCCTGTCTAAGGCAAAGGACCAGTACAACATG AAGAAAGCCGAGGCCTCCTCCAATGGCCAAAAGCAGCACCGAAATGGGACTCGGGGCCGAGGAAGCCGAACCTTTGTCTCATCAGCAATGGTGAACAGTGCACATTCAGAGGTGACCAGCAACGGCCACCACGCCAGTGTGCCATCCCCTCCAAATGTGCTGCACAAGCCCACACCGTTGAGGACAATCACTAATGGCGTCGTTGCCACAGCAACTGCTGAGGCACCATCAACGCCCCTCAGCGTGGAGTCTCTTTTTGCTGCTGTTGGTCAGAAGAAGCCTGAGGTGTCGAGTGGGAGTGAAGATGCAAAGGAAGCCCTGCTAAGAGCATTGCTTTCCAATCCCGACAATCGGCTGGAGCACGTGGAGCGGATTCAGCGCAAGGAAG CTGATGCAAGTGGTGACGTGTTGTGTGAGCAGCCGCGCCTGCGCGCGGCCTCCTGCCAGGCCAACATCTTGGCTTGGGAGGTGAGCGACGACCTGCGACAGAAGCTCAACCTGTGCTCTTCCTCATCCTCTGCCGAGAACAGTGTGCTGCCTCCGGTGGTAACGCCAGCCATGTTAGAGGTGGGCCTTGGCAGTGCCGAGCGCCACTCCTCGCCAACGACTGTTGCACTCAGGGACCCGCTTCCTGGCAGAGAACCGTGCAAA GCTCCAGCTGCGTCGGATCTGCCTCTGCTCTCACCCATGGCTTTCACGAAACCAGTTGGCCAACCTGCTGCAATGCCTTTCCCCTCATTTGGCTCTGCATTGTTTGGAACCCCTG GCGTGTACATGAATGGTGATATGGTGGCCAACAATCGGGAGTCTGTGAGTGCCCTGACCAAGGACCAACTAAAGGATGCACTGGTCCACATGTTACAG ACGGACGATAGTTTCTTAGTGAAGCTGCACGAGGCATATGTGGGGAGTCTCAAAAGCCGCTTCAACCTCGACACTCGGACTGGCAACGGCTCATCCACGGGAAGCCTCTTGTGA